The following coding sequences lie in one Salmo salar chromosome ssa13, Ssal_v3.1, whole genome shotgun sequence genomic window:
- the LOC106566595 gene encoding class E basic helix-loop-helix protein 23 has translation MNAGEENLLKSISNDTLLDLTQRYGQSAFGFGPGQVTGSSGGRYPLTPAADFLHGQTGKSNESGGEQTSDDDDSFDPLDPRKRGSGFDDDKHGGPLSKKPKEQRSLRLSINARERRRMHDLNDALDGLRSVIPYAHSPSVRKLSKIATLLLAKNYILMQAQALEEMRRLVAYLNQGQSINSPIPTALAPFGQAAVYPFTGSALATHADKYSGTTASLFKHHNDKP, from the coding sequence ATGAATGCCGGGGAAGAGAACCTGCTGAAGTCCATCAGCAACGACACTCTACTCGACCTGACGCAGCGTTACGGCCAGTCCGCATTCGGCTTTGGACCTGGTCAGGTTACTGGAAGTTCTGGAGGGCGCTACCCTCTCACACCGGCCGCCGACTTCCTCCACGGTCAGACGGGCAAGTCCAACGAGAGCGGCGGGGAGCAGACCAGCGATGACGACGACAGCTTTGACCCTCTGGACCCCCGGAAGAGGGGCTCGGGCTTCGACGATGACAAACACGGGGGTCCCCTTTCTAAGAAGCCCAAGGAGCAGCGGTCTCTGCGCCTGAGCATCAATGCGCGCGAGAGGAGACGGATGCACGACCTGAACGATGCACTAGACGGCCTGCGCTCTGTGATCCCGTATGCGCACAGCCCGTCGGTGAGGAAACTCTCCAAAATAGCCACTCTCCTCCTGGCCAAGAACTACATCCTCATGCAGGCTCAGGCTCTGGAGGAGATGAGGCGGCTGGTGGCTTATCTGAACCAGGGACAGAGCATCAACTCGCCCATCCCCACCGCCCTTGCACCCTTTGGACAGGCGGCCGTGTACCCCTTCACGGGCTCGGCACTCGCCACCCACGCCGATAAATACTCAGGGACAACTGCAAGTCTCTTCAAGCACCATAACGACAAGCCTTGA